One Buteo buteo chromosome 5, bButBut1.hap1.1, whole genome shotgun sequence DNA window includes the following coding sequences:
- the TMEM278 gene encoding transmembrane protein 278, which yields MSGQDAEDFGGENLSDKSRMITTLPPYDMDDQLLPREPRSAWCCLAWTLVVVTMNSLVFLMNLILMFVIFTIVLLPTIVVVYFGFQCHSRVLHSAARYCKSILDDNSSSALIILGFVIMSPLIVVAMAIYCSLARRLRLFMCFQPYSRAVYKGVKWRWYEEGGLCSCAKGWNTQVKAWV from the exons atgtctgGCCAGGACGCTGAGGACTTTGGAGGAGAAAACCTCTCAGACAAGTCTCGGATGATTACTACCCTCCCGCCATATGACATGGATGACCAGCTCCTTCCCAGGGAGCCACGGAGTGCCTGGTGCTGCTTGGCATGGACCCTGGTGGTAGTCACCATGAACTCCCTGgtctttttaatgaatttgaTCCTGATGTTCGTTATCTTCACCATTGTGCTACTTCCTACCATTGTGGTGGTTTACTTTGGCTTCCAGTGCCACTCTCGG GTGCTGCACTCAGCTGCCCGCTACTGCAAAAGCATCTTGGATGACAACAGCTCTTCTGCCCTCATTATCCTTGGCTTCGTCATCATGTCCCCTCTCATTGTGGTGGCCATGGCTATCTACTGCAGCCTGGCAAGGCGTCTCCGTCTCTTCATGTGCTTCCAGCCATACAGCAGGGCCGTGTACAAGGGGGTGAAGTGGCGCTGGTACGAGGAGGGAGGCCTGTGCAGCTGTGCCAAGGGCTGGAACACTCAAGTCAAGGCCTGGGTATGA